The following coding sequences lie in one Rhinolophus ferrumequinum isolate MPI-CBG mRhiFer1 chromosome 16, mRhiFer1_v1.p, whole genome shotgun sequence genomic window:
- the SLC35G1 gene encoding solute carrier family 35 member G1 isoform X1: MRPLDGTQAAERQEPALPLTGDRSPGASEEPAAADAAGTPGPGWCWLCRSSPCGSRVQSEAKKKAPCPALGLFYTLLSAFLFSVGSLFVKKVQDIHAVEISAFRCVFQMLVVIPCLIYRKNGFIGPKGQRIFLFLRGVLGSTAMILLYYAVQTTSLADATVISFSCPVFTSIFACIFLKEKYSLWDALFTAFTITGVVLIVRPPFLFGSNAAGMAESYPDHLKGTFASVGHAVLAALTLVILRKMGKSVDYILSIWYYVILGLLECVIVLFILGEWSLPYCGLDRLFLILIGLFGLGGQVFLTKAIQIEKAGLVAIMKTMDVVFAFLFQIIFLNDIPTWWTVGGALCVVASSTGAAARKLCQGSK, from the exons ATGCGGCCCCTGGACGGCACCCAGGCCGCCGAGCGGCAGGAACCCGCGCTGCCGCTTACTGGCGACAGGTCCCCGGGAGCGAGTGAGGAGCCGGCGGCCGCCGACGCAGCAGGAACTCCCGGCCCGGGATGGTGCTGGCTGTGCCGCTCTTCGCCTTGCGGCTCGCGCGTGCAGTCTG AAGCCAAGAAGAAAGCACCCTGTCCTGCACTTGGCTTGTTTTACACATTATtgtctgccttccttttctcagTGGGCTCTTTGTTTGTAAAAAAAGTACAAGACATCCATGCTGTAGAAATCAGTGCGTTCCGATGTGTGTTCCAAATGCTAGTCGTTATCCCTTGCTTAATATACAGAAA AAATGGGTTTATAGGCCCAAAGGGTCAACGAATCTTCCTCTTTCTCAGAGGAGTCCTGGGTTCTACCGCCATGATCCTTTTATACTACGCTGTCCAGACAACATCCCTTGCTGATGCCACAGTTATCTCGTTTAGCTGTCCAGTGTTTACGTCTATATTTGCTTGTATATTTCTCAAGGAAAAATACAGCCTTTGGGATGCTCTCTTCACTGCATTCACCATCACCGGAGTGGTCCTAATCGTGAGGCCGCCGTTTTTGTTTGGTTCCAATGCTGCGGGGATGGCTGAAAGTTACCCAGATCACCTGAAGGGCACGTTCGCATCCGTGGGACATGCCGTGCTTGCTGCCTTGACTCTAGTTATCCTCAGAAAAATGGGGAAATCTGTGGACTACATTTTGAGCATTTGGTATTATGTAATACTTGGCCTCCTGGAATGTGTCATTGTCCTCTTTATATTAGGAGAATGGAGTCTGCCGTACTGTGGGTTGGACAGGCTCTTTCTCATACTAATCGGGCTGTTTGGTTTGGGGGGTCAGGTGTTTCTCACCAAAGCCATTCAAATAGAAAAAGCAGGACTAGTAGCAATAATGAAGACAATGGatgtggtttttgcttttttatttcagattattttccTTAATGACATACCCACGTGGTGGACGGTGGGTGGTGCACTCTGTGTAGTAGCCAGTAGTACCGGGGCAGCGGCTCGGAAATTGTGCCAGGGTTCCAAATGA
- the SLC35G1 gene encoding solute carrier family 35 member G1 isoform X2: MRPLDGTQAAERQEPALPLTGDRSPGASEEPAAADAAGTPGPGWCWLCRSSPCGSRVQSVGSLFVKKVQDIHAVEISAFRCVFQMLVVIPCLIYRKNGFIGPKGQRIFLFLRGVLGSTAMILLYYAVQTTSLADATVISFSCPVFTSIFACIFLKEKYSLWDALFTAFTITGVVLIVRPPFLFGSNAAGMAESYPDHLKGTFASVGHAVLAALTLVILRKMGKSVDYILSIWYYVILGLLECVIVLFILGEWSLPYCGLDRLFLILIGLFGLGGQVFLTKAIQIEKAGLVAIMKTMDVVFAFLFQIIFLNDIPTWWTVGGALCVVASSTGAAARKLCQGSK, encoded by the exons ATGCGGCCCCTGGACGGCACCCAGGCCGCCGAGCGGCAGGAACCCGCGCTGCCGCTTACTGGCGACAGGTCCCCGGGAGCGAGTGAGGAGCCGGCGGCCGCCGACGCAGCAGGAACTCCCGGCCCGGGATGGTGCTGGCTGTGCCGCTCTTCGCCTTGCGGCTCGCGCGTGCAGTCTG TGGGCTCTTTGTTTGTAAAAAAAGTACAAGACATCCATGCTGTAGAAATCAGTGCGTTCCGATGTGTGTTCCAAATGCTAGTCGTTATCCCTTGCTTAATATACAGAAA AAATGGGTTTATAGGCCCAAAGGGTCAACGAATCTTCCTCTTTCTCAGAGGAGTCCTGGGTTCTACCGCCATGATCCTTTTATACTACGCTGTCCAGACAACATCCCTTGCTGATGCCACAGTTATCTCGTTTAGCTGTCCAGTGTTTACGTCTATATTTGCTTGTATATTTCTCAAGGAAAAATACAGCCTTTGGGATGCTCTCTTCACTGCATTCACCATCACCGGAGTGGTCCTAATCGTGAGGCCGCCGTTTTTGTTTGGTTCCAATGCTGCGGGGATGGCTGAAAGTTACCCAGATCACCTGAAGGGCACGTTCGCATCCGTGGGACATGCCGTGCTTGCTGCCTTGACTCTAGTTATCCTCAGAAAAATGGGGAAATCTGTGGACTACATTTTGAGCATTTGGTATTATGTAATACTTGGCCTCCTGGAATGTGTCATTGTCCTCTTTATATTAGGAGAATGGAGTCTGCCGTACTGTGGGTTGGACAGGCTCTTTCTCATACTAATCGGGCTGTTTGGTTTGGGGGGTCAGGTGTTTCTCACCAAAGCCATTCAAATAGAAAAAGCAGGACTAGTAGCAATAATGAAGACAATGGatgtggtttttgcttttttatttcagattattttccTTAATGACATACCCACGTGGTGGACGGTGGGTGGTGCACTCTGTGTAGTAGCCAGTAGTACCGGGGCAGCGGCTCGGAAATTGTGCCAGGGTTCCAAATGA